One Gloeobacter morelensis MG652769 DNA window includes the following coding sequences:
- a CDS encoding M1 family aminopeptidase, whose product MSTRREFALPGARPHYNPDRPGNVEHIALDLAIDLEKQCVSGTCCIRLRCVADETRVFSLDAVELQIEAVRTNGNPAGFDHDGAVLRVRPAVPAAAGQVVELAIDYRVEKPRRGIYFVGPDADYPDKPVQVWTQGEDEDSRFWFPCFDYPGQLATSEVRVQVPARYQTVSNGVLMRIEEYNGSKIYHWHQAQVHPCYLITLVVAELSEIQDRWEDIPTPYYVTPGREEEARRTFAKTPSMVAFFSERFGVRYPFARYAQVCAVDFIFGGMENTGATTQTDRCLLDEQAAREIRWPEDLVCHELVHQWFGDLVVIRHWSHAWIKEGAATYFESLWREHEHGSQDAAYYRYQTAQAYFEEDSERYRRPIVTNVYKEPIELYDRHLYEKASTVYHMLRHYLGEAAFFRAMQTFLSANAHRTVETVDLLQAVEAASGRNMLPLFEQYVFKAGHPQFKVRFEWDSEASLAKVEVSQTQTVDEKTGLFDLAISLGFGWATDVPPKCIPVRIRQKEQTFCFPFEQKPLYFSFDPGNPVLKTVELEVPAELLKNQLAVDPELMGRIFAAQALAKQLTPDIARALGTVLLDENQFWGLRAEAAKALGSTKKDYAYAVLREAAGGGDLRVRAAAIKALAEDKSPETFAAIRPCLSDPSYTVSAEAARAVGKAKHADSRALLTQVLASRPSWNDMVGSAALAGLAELKDDPAALEAILERTRRGTPQALRLAAIRALGSAGEGGENQKVLDALAQVAQEAQFSTRRAVIAALGSLKSPKALPLLEQIAREDPDGRLRRSALESVESIRSQVGQDRELKQLREALESLQEENRSLKSRLEVLESRLPSP is encoded by the coding sequence GTGTCCACCCGACGAGAGTTTGCCCTACCCGGTGCCCGGCCCCACTACAACCCCGATCGACCCGGAAATGTCGAGCACATCGCCCTCGATCTGGCAATTGATCTTGAAAAGCAGTGCGTGAGCGGCACCTGCTGCATCCGTCTGCGGTGTGTTGCCGATGAGACGCGCGTCTTCAGCCTTGATGCGGTCGAGCTGCAAATAGAGGCCGTGCGCACCAACGGCAACCCGGCGGGCTTCGACCACGACGGTGCGGTGCTGCGGGTGCGCCCCGCCGTGCCCGCGGCGGCGGGGCAGGTGGTGGAATTGGCTATCGACTATCGGGTGGAGAAACCCCGGCGCGGCATCTACTTTGTCGGGCCAGACGCCGATTATCCCGACAAGCCTGTGCAGGTCTGGACCCAGGGGGAGGACGAAGACTCGCGCTTCTGGTTTCCCTGTTTCGATTACCCCGGTCAACTGGCCACCTCCGAGGTGCGCGTGCAGGTGCCGGCCCGCTACCAGACGGTCTCCAACGGCGTGCTCATGCGCATTGAAGAGTACAACGGCTCAAAAATTTATCACTGGCACCAGGCACAGGTGCACCCGTGCTACCTCATCACTCTGGTGGTGGCGGAATTGAGCGAGATTCAAGACCGGTGGGAGGACATCCCGACCCCCTACTACGTCACCCCGGGCCGCGAGGAGGAGGCGCGCCGCACCTTTGCCAAGACCCCGAGCATGGTCGCTTTTTTCTCGGAGCGCTTCGGCGTGCGCTATCCGTTTGCCCGCTACGCGCAAGTCTGCGCGGTCGATTTTATCTTCGGCGGCATGGAGAACACCGGCGCCACCACCCAGACCGACCGCTGTCTACTGGACGAACAGGCGGCCCGCGAGATCCGCTGGCCCGAAGATCTCGTCTGTCACGAACTGGTGCACCAGTGGTTCGGCGATCTGGTGGTAATCCGCCACTGGTCCCACGCCTGGATTAAAGAAGGGGCGGCCACTTACTTCGAGTCGCTGTGGCGCGAGCACGAACATGGGTCGCAGGACGCCGCCTACTACCGCTATCAGACCGCCCAGGCCTATTTTGAAGAGGACAGCGAGCGCTACCGCCGACCTATCGTCACCAACGTTTATAAAGAACCGATAGAGCTTTACGACCGGCACCTCTACGAAAAAGCTTCGACCGTCTACCATATGCTGCGCCATTACCTGGGAGAGGCCGCTTTCTTTCGGGCTATGCAAACGTTTTTGAGCGCCAACGCCCACCGCACCGTCGAGACGGTCGACCTGCTGCAGGCTGTCGAGGCGGCTAGCGGCCGCAACATGTTGCCGCTCTTTGAGCAGTACGTCTTCAAAGCCGGCCATCCGCAATTTAAAGTGCGCTTCGAGTGGGACAGCGAGGCTTCGCTTGCCAAAGTCGAGGTGAGCCAGACCCAGACCGTCGATGAAAAGACCGGACTTTTTGATCTGGCGATCTCTCTCGGTTTCGGCTGGGCGACGGACGTACCGCCGAAGTGCATTCCTGTGCGTATCCGGCAAAAAGAACAGACCTTCTGTTTTCCGTTCGAGCAAAAACCGCTCTATTTTAGTTTCGATCCCGGCAACCCTGTGCTCAAAACCGTCGAATTGGAAGTGCCCGCGGAACTACTCAAAAACCAGCTTGCCGTCGATCCTGAGTTAATGGGCCGCATCTTCGCCGCCCAAGCCCTCGCCAAGCAGCTCACCCCGGATATCGCCCGGGCGCTTGGCACTGTCTTGCTCGACGAAAACCAGTTCTGGGGACTGCGCGCCGAGGCGGCCAAGGCTCTCGGTTCGACCAAAAAAGACTACGCCTACGCCGTGCTGCGCGAAGCGGCAGGCGGTGGCGACCTGCGGGTGCGCGCCGCCGCCATCAAGGCCCTGGCCGAGGACAAATCGCCCGAAACCTTCGCGGCTATTCGTCCCTGCCTGTCCGATCCGAGCTACACGGTGAGTGCCGAGGCGGCCAGAGCCGTAGGCAAAGCCAAACACGCCGATTCGCGGGCGTTGCTCACCCAGGTACTCGCCTCGCGTCCCTCCTGGAACGACATGGTGGGAAGTGCCGCCCTCGCGGGCCTGGCCGAACTGAAGGACGACCCCGCGGCCCTCGAAGCGATCCTGGAGCGCACCCGCCGGGGTACTCCCCAGGCGCTGCGCCTGGCGGCGATCCGTGCTCTGGGCAGCGCGGGCGAAGGGGGAGAAAATCAAAAGGTTCTCGATGCCCTTGCCCAGGTCGCCCAGGAAGCCCAGTTTTCAACTCGGCGGGCGGTGATTGCCGCTTTGGGTTCGCTCAAATCGCCCAAGGCCCTGCCGCTACTGGAGCAAATCGCCCGCGAAGATCCCGACGGCCGCCTCCGGCGCTCTGCCCTGGAGAGCGTCGAATCGATCCGCTCGCAAGTCGGCCAGGACAGGGAACTGAAACAACTGCGCGAAGCGCTCGAAAGCCTTCAGGAGGAGAACCGCTCGCTGAAAAGCCGTCTGGAAGTGCTCGAAAGCCGGCTCCCATCCCCGTAA
- a CDS encoding GNAT family N-acetyltransferase, translated as MNWIIRPAQPIERRSLARLSHLAFAPAQPFADIEARYESDATIIARSVVACEADRLLGKYALLPYRNYVAGCEMSLGGLGGVAVAPEGRGRGVASALMRHALEVLAEHRYPLSMLYPYRHGFYRRFGWACVGEVYRYRAASEDLPRYPEARNVLPLDPATDRAAVEDLYGREAPRHSGWLVREPEHWQGHFKPDSTLQMFGCRFSGDLEGYVICRYVNVSPNSAEVAHIAVREWVAASARAYRGLLGFLAAQRDQVDAVVWDTDRADPLPRLLTEQRAAGDRSIRTFLNAVGFGAIHSSFMWRLVDLDRALTLRPVRPAGDVAFNFEVHDPIFGTTLRPVEIEGGRLHLADKPAATTLKLDIDTLTQLWSGYGNARAAHWAGQLQVEGNEAVLEVLDRAWQVEPPFCWDFF; from the coding sequence ATGAACTGGATCATCCGCCCGGCCCAGCCGATAGAACGCCGTTCGCTGGCGCGATTGTCGCACCTGGCTTTTGCCCCCGCCCAGCCGTTTGCCGATATCGAAGCGCGTTACGAGTCCGACGCCACGATTATTGCCCGCTCGGTGGTCGCCTGCGAGGCGGATCGCCTGTTGGGCAAATACGCACTGCTGCCCTACCGCAACTACGTGGCCGGCTGCGAGATGTCCCTGGGCGGATTGGGCGGGGTGGCGGTGGCCCCCGAGGGCCGCGGCCGCGGGGTGGCAAGCGCCCTGATGCGCCACGCCCTGGAGGTGCTTGCGGAGCACCGCTATCCGCTATCAATGCTCTACCCCTACCGCCACGGCTTCTACCGCCGCTTCGGTTGGGCCTGCGTGGGGGAGGTCTACCGCTACCGGGCGGCGAGCGAAGATCTGCCCCGCTACCCGGAAGCCCGCAATGTGTTGCCCCTCGACCCTGCCACCGACCGCGCGGCCGTCGAGGATCTTTACGGGCGCGAGGCGCCCCGTCACAGCGGCTGGTTAGTGCGCGAACCGGAGCACTGGCAGGGGCACTTCAAACCCGACAGCACCTTGCAAATGTTTGGCTGCCGCTTCAGCGGCGACCTCGAAGGGTACGTGATCTGCCGCTACGTCAATGTCTCCCCCAACAGCGCCGAAGTGGCCCATATCGCCGTGCGCGAGTGGGTGGCGGCCTCCGCCCGCGCCTACCGGGGGCTGTTGGGATTTCTTGCCGCCCAGCGCGATCAAGTCGATGCGGTGGTCTGGGACACCGACCGCGCCGACCCGCTGCCGCGGCTATTGACCGAACAGCGCGCCGCCGGGGACCGCTCGATCCGGACTTTTTTGAACGCCGTCGGTTTCGGAGCCATTCATAGCAGCTTCATGTGGCGCCTGGTCGATCTCGACCGGGCATTGACTTTGCGGCCCGTGCGGCCGGCAGGGGATGTTGCCTTCAACTTCGAAGTCCACGACCCGATTTTTGGGACCACCCTGCGACCGGTCGAAATCGAGGGCGGCCGTCTACACCTGGCGGACAAGCCCGCCGCCACTACCCTCAAGCTCGATATCGACACCCTCACCCAGCTGTGGAGCGGCTACGGCAACGCCCGCGCCGCCCACTGGGCCGGGCAGCTGCAAGTCGAAGGAAACGAAGCGGTGCTCGAAGTGCTCGATCGCGCCTGGCAGGTGGAGCCGCCCTTCTGCTGGGACTTTTTTTAG
- a CDS encoding copper amine oxidase N-terminal domain-containing protein — MRRRVAVGFLLGMVWAWPLRANERELFEVTMRRGQPFVSLMSVAQAFQANLRIIPDERAVNLQFDNQEASITDGTVLTLNRQLVVLSVAPYWRGGELFVPLDAVQKIFYVTVHWRIHTRQVAFSPALPPRR, encoded by the coding sequence ATGCGTCGCCGGGTTGCTGTTGGCTTTTTGCTCGGAATGGTCTGGGCCTGGCCGCTCAGGGCAAACGAGCGCGAGCTTTTTGAAGTGACGATGCGGCGCGGGCAACCTTTTGTATCCCTGATGTCGGTGGCCCAGGCCTTTCAGGCCAATTTGCGGATTATCCCCGACGAGCGGGCGGTCAATTTGCAATTCGATAATCAAGAAGCTTCGATCACCGACGGCACGGTACTCACCCTCAACCGCCAGCTTGTGGTGCTGAGTGTCGCTCCCTACTGGCGCGGCGGCGAGCTGTTCGTGCCCCTCGATGCGGTGCAAAAGATTTTCTATGTCACGGTGCACTGGCGCATCCACACCCGGCAGGTGGCCTTCTCGCCGGCCCTGCCGCCGCGCCGCTAG
- the rpmI gene encoding 50S ribosomal protein L35 produces the protein MPKMKTRQSAAKRYEVTGSGKLRRRRAGKNHLLQHKSASRKRSLSTKVEVSETDLYKVTRQCPYL, from the coding sequence ATGCCCAAGATGAAGACGCGCCAGTCTGCGGCCAAGCGCTACGAAGTGACCGGTAGCGGCAAGCTCCGTCGCCGCCGCGCCGGCAAGAACCACCTGCTCCAACACAAGTCGGCCTCGCGCAAACGCAGCCTGTCGACCAAAGTCGAGGTCTCCGAGACCGATCTCTACAAGGTCACCCGCCAGTGCCCTTATCTGTAG
- the rplT gene encoding 50S ribosomal protein L20 produces MVRVKRGNVARKRRKKILKLAKGFRGSHSKLFTAANQQVMKALRNAYRHRRTKKRDFRSLWIVRINAQARTEGLSYSRLIDGLHKADVALNRKMLAQLAVTDPEAFAEVARVAKSARPV; encoded by the coding sequence ATGGTCCGTGTCAAGCGCGGCAACGTCGCCCGCAAACGCCGCAAAAAAATTCTGAAGCTGGCCAAGGGCTTTCGGGGCAGCCACTCGAAGCTCTTTACCGCCGCCAACCAGCAGGTGATGAAGGCGCTGCGCAACGCCTACCGTCACCGCCGCACCAAAAAGCGCGACTTCCGCTCACTGTGGATCGTGCGCATCAACGCCCAGGCGCGCACCGAGGGACTCTCCTACAGCCGTCTTATCGATGGTCTCCACAAGGCCGACGTCGCCCTCAACCGCAAGATGCTGGCACAACTAGCCGTCACCGACCCCGAGGCCTTTGCTGAGGTCGCCCGCGTCGCCAAATCCGCCCGCCCCGTCTAG
- a CDS encoding transporter substrate-binding domain-containing protein, with protein sequence MPAALRTAVLTVSLLALLQTIGGAASLEAILQRRYLIVGVKDNLYPLGFRDERGELAGFEIDLARGLAEALFADRMAIKLVPVRNRDRLEALEKQHVDLVIANVSIGVPRARAVDFSFPYLTVNQAVLLKRESTLRTLSDLERVRLAVLSGSSNERAIRAFLPGAGLVPVASYQEGVQALDTGRADGFAADSTVLGGWVQDRSAYRLLSTELDTSGLAVAMPRGLQNDSLRRWVNGQLERLLKQGWLAERARIWGLTGRS encoded by the coding sequence GTGCCTGCAGCACTGCGCACGGCTGTCCTGACGGTGAGCTTGCTTGCTCTGCTGCAAACTATCGGCGGCGCCGCCTCGCTCGAAGCGATCCTGCAGCGCCGCTATTTAATAGTGGGAGTCAAGGACAACCTTTACCCGCTCGGTTTTCGCGACGAACGCGGCGAATTGGCGGGTTTTGAAATCGATCTGGCGCGCGGCCTAGCCGAAGCGCTTTTTGCCGATCGGATGGCAATCAAACTGGTGCCGGTGCGCAACCGGGATCGGCTGGAGGCGTTGGAGAAGCAGCACGTCGATCTGGTGATTGCTAATGTCAGCATCGGCGTACCGCGCGCCCGGGCCGTAGACTTTAGCTTTCCGTACCTGACGGTGAACCAGGCCGTGCTGCTCAAGCGCGAGAGCACCCTGCGCACCCTGTCGGATCTGGAGCGCGTCCGGCTTGCGGTGCTTTCCGGTTCGAGCAACGAGCGGGCCATCCGCGCTTTTCTGCCCGGTGCCGGGCTGGTGCCGGTGGCGTCCTACCAAGAAGGCGTGCAGGCTCTCGATACCGGCCGGGCCGACGGTTTTGCCGCCGACAGCACCGTTCTGGGCGGCTGGGTGCAGGACCGTTCTGCCTACCGGTTGCTTTCTACTGAGCTTGACACCAGCGGTCTGGCCGTCGCCATGCCCCGGGGTCTTCAGAACGACAGCCTGCGCCGCTGGGTCAACGGCCAGCTTGAGCGTTTGCTCAAGCAGGGTTGGCTCGCCGAACGGGCCAGGATCTGGGGCCTGACGGGAAGATCGTGA
- a CDS encoding c-type cytochrome, giving the protein MAIPGLALLVVGLIGFAINAIAEAGQTPYERSVLAFKGNVSTGQDLFEANCSACHGTEAKGWVGPNLEEVKERKSDLQLIRQVTRGETPPMPKFELNEKQMADLLSYLKSI; this is encoded by the coding sequence ATGGCCATTCCCGGTCTTGCCCTGCTGGTGGTAGGTTTGATCGGCTTTGCCATCAACGCGATCGCCGAGGCCGGTCAGACTCCCTATGAGCGCTCGGTCCTTGCGTTCAAAGGCAATGTGAGCACCGGCCAGGATCTTTTTGAGGCAAACTGTTCGGCCTGCCACGGCACCGAGGCCAAAGGCTGGGTGGGGCCGAATCTCGAGGAAGTCAAAGAGCGCAAATCGGACCTGCAACTCATCCGGCAGGTGACCCGCGGCGAGACGCCCCCGATGCCCAAGTTCGAACTGAACGAAAAGCAGATGGCGGATTTGCTGAGTTATCTGAAGAGTATTTAA
- a CDS encoding Uma2 family endonuclease — translation MALTLKDVEKLQKLYPEHKIELRDGTIAIVSPSDIISGMIGARFSRFLGNWVDPRKLGFVFDSSSGFQAPNGDLTAPDVSYVSRARLSRLPRSYGPLVPDLVVEIKSSTDRLKSLEDKIESYLQLGARVGVLVDPDGQTATVYRSGVQPVGFSGNSILELPELLPGWQLHLAELWPIDLGDN, via the coding sequence ATGGCACTGACGCTCAAGGATGTCGAGAAACTCCAAAAGCTTTACCCGGAACACAAGATCGAACTGCGCGACGGCACCATCGCCATCGTGAGCCCCTCCGACATTATCTCCGGTATGATCGGCGCACGCTTCTCGCGGTTTTTGGGCAACTGGGTGGATCCGCGCAAGCTTGGCTTTGTTTTCGATTCCAGCTCCGGATTTCAAGCACCCAATGGGGATTTGACTGCCCCTGACGTATCCTATGTTTCGCGCGCTCGCCTTTCGCGCTTGCCGCGCTCTTATGGTCCACTGGTCCCCGATCTGGTCGTGGAGATCAAATCCAGCACCGACCGGCTCAAGTCCCTGGAAGACAAAATCGAAAGCTACCTGCAGCTGGGTGCCAGGGTGGGCGTCCTGGTCGATCCGGATGGACAGACCGCCACGGTTTATCGCTCCGGCGTGCAGCCGGTCGGGTTTTCCGGCAACAGTATCCTGGAACTCCCTGAGTTGCTGCCCGGCTGGCAGTTGCACCTGGCTGAGCTCTGGCCAATCGACCTTGGCGATAATTGA
- the purD gene encoding phosphoribosylamine--glycine ligase, which produces MALKILVVGNGGREHCLAWALARSEGVGRIWVAPGNGGTADEPKCANLAVSPLDFAALADFARSERVDLTVVGPEVPLAAGIVDHFQAAGLIIFGPTREGAQLEASKAWAKNLMHEAGVPTAAARSFTDIEAARAYVRELGAPLVVKADGLAAGKGVSVAMETAEALAALDELPRFGAAGASVLIEEFMAGEEASVLAFTDGKTIRAMVPAQDHKRVGEGDTGPNTGGMGAYAPTPLVDAALMRQIEERILAPTFTTLQKRGIDYRGVLYAGLMIGPDGSVRVVEFNCRLGDPETQVVLPLLETPLEEVLLATAQGSLDRVDLQWKPGAAACVVLAAAGYPGDYRQGDVITGLAEARAQGGLVFHSGTRREEDKILTAGGRILAVTALGDALESAIASAYQAVDCLAFKDVYYRRDIGWRALLARR; this is translated from the coding sequence ATGGCATTGAAGATACTGGTGGTCGGCAATGGCGGTCGGGAGCACTGCCTGGCCTGGGCGCTCGCCCGCTCCGAGGGGGTGGGCCGGATCTGGGTCGCCCCGGGTAACGGCGGCACCGCCGATGAACCCAAGTGCGCCAATCTGGCCGTCTCGCCGCTCGATTTTGCGGCCCTGGCGGATTTTGCCCGCTCCGAGCGCGTCGATCTGACCGTGGTCGGCCCCGAGGTGCCCCTGGCTGCAGGCATCGTCGATCACTTCCAGGCCGCGGGACTGATTATTTTCGGCCCCACGCGCGAAGGGGCACAGCTCGAAGCGAGCAAAGCCTGGGCCAAAAACCTGATGCACGAAGCCGGGGTACCCACCGCCGCCGCCAGAAGTTTTACCGATATCGAGGCGGCCCGCGCCTACGTGCGCGAACTGGGGGCACCTCTGGTGGTCAAAGCCGACGGTCTTGCCGCCGGCAAAGGGGTGAGCGTGGCGATGGAGACCGCCGAGGCCCTGGCTGCCCTCGACGAGTTGCCGCGCTTCGGGGCAGCGGGGGCGAGCGTGCTGATCGAAGAATTTATGGCCGGGGAGGAAGCTTCGGTACTCGCCTTCACCGACGGCAAGACCATCCGGGCGATGGTGCCCGCCCAGGACCACAAGCGCGTGGGTGAGGGCGACACCGGCCCCAACACCGGCGGCATGGGTGCCTACGCCCCCACCCCGCTCGTGGACGCCGCTTTGATGCGTCAAATCGAGGAACGCATTCTTGCTCCTACATTCACCACTTTGCAAAAGCGGGGTATCGACTACCGGGGCGTACTGTACGCCGGACTGATGATTGGTCCCGACGGCTCGGTACGGGTAGTCGAATTTAATTGCCGCCTGGGCGATCCTGAGACCCAGGTGGTCCTGCCGCTGCTGGAAACCCCTTTAGAAGAAGTGCTCCTGGCTACCGCCCAGGGCAGTCTCGATCGGGTGGATCTTCAATGGAAACCGGGTGCTGCCGCCTGCGTGGTACTCGCGGCGGCAGGTTACCCGGGTGACTACCGCCAGGGCGATGTGATTACCGGCCTGGCGGAGGCCCGTGCCCAGGGCGGACTGGTTTTCCACAGCGGCACCCGCCGCGAGGAAGACAAAATCCTGACTGCCGGGGGCCGCATCCTGGCAGTAACTGCATTGGGCGATGCCCTCGAAAGCGCCATCGCAAGCGCTTACCAGGCTGTCGATTGCCTTGCATTTAAAGATGTTTATTACCGCCGTGACATTGGTTGGCGGGCCTTACTTGCACGCAGGTAA
- a CDS encoding bifunctional class I SAM-dependent methyltransferase/glycosyltransferase family 2 protein: protein MPDRPLPIPPNPPAYAFKEEIQKHFEAVAYSQQRWRRRNRYYYADIEALCRFLIPAHSRVLQIGSGNGDLLASLEPAVGLGIDFSPSMVALAREQHPELQFLCQDAEQLDLEGQTFDYILLVGVLGHLADIQSVLAGLRPCCHRRTRVVAVFHNYLWEPLLRLGERLGERMPQPAQNWLSDTDVRNLFAINGYTVVKQGRRMLLPRRVPLVAEWINRYAARLPLIEHLCLTQYLVARPDFGPQPSALPTCSVIVPARNEAGNIRAAVERLPALGSHTELLFVEGNSQDDTWQVIGEVAREYGDHLDMRVFKQKGKGKGDAVRLAFEQAKGDILMILDADLTVPPEDLPKFYAVIASGRGEFINGSRLIYPRSREAMPWLNTLANKFFGVVFSFLLDQPLKDTLCGTKVLWREDYEKIAAGRAYFGDFDPFGDFDLLFGAAKLNLHIVEVPIRYQPRTYGQSNIAHFREGLVLLRMCLFASKRIKFN from the coding sequence ATGCCCGATCGCCCCTTGCCCATCCCACCGAACCCGCCGGCCTACGCCTTCAAAGAAGAGATCCAGAAACACTTCGAAGCGGTGGCCTACAGCCAGCAGCGCTGGCGGCGGCGCAACCGCTACTACTACGCGGACATCGAGGCGCTGTGCCGGTTTTTGATCCCCGCCCACAGCCGCGTGCTGCAAATTGGCTCGGGCAACGGTGATTTGCTCGCAAGCCTTGAGCCTGCGGTGGGATTGGGGATAGATTTCAGCCCCTCGATGGTGGCCCTCGCCCGCGAGCAGCACCCCGAATTGCAGTTTCTCTGCCAGGACGCCGAGCAACTGGATCTAGAAGGCCAGACGTTCGATTACATCCTGCTGGTGGGGGTGCTGGGCCATCTGGCTGACATCCAGAGTGTCTTGGCAGGGCTCAGACCATGCTGCCACCGCCGCACCCGCGTCGTGGCGGTTTTTCACAATTACCTGTGGGAACCGCTGTTGCGCCTGGGAGAACGCCTGGGAGAACGGATGCCCCAGCCCGCCCAGAACTGGCTCTCGGACACCGACGTGCGCAATCTGTTTGCGATCAACGGCTACACCGTCGTCAAGCAGGGACGCCGCATGCTCCTGCCGCGCCGGGTGCCGCTGGTGGCTGAGTGGATCAACCGCTACGCCGCCCGTCTGCCCTTGATCGAGCACCTGTGCCTTACCCAGTACCTGGTCGCCCGGCCCGATTTTGGGCCGCAGCCGTCTGCCCTGCCCACCTGCTCGGTGATCGTGCCTGCGCGCAACGAAGCGGGCAATATCCGCGCGGCGGTCGAACGCCTGCCTGCCCTGGGCAGCCACACAGAACTTCTATTCGTCGAGGGCAACTCCCAGGACGACACCTGGCAGGTAATCGGCGAAGTGGCCCGTGAGTATGGCGACCACCTCGATATGCGCGTGTTCAAACAAAAAGGCAAGGGCAAGGGCGACGCGGTGCGCCTCGCCTTCGAGCAGGCCAAAGGCGATATTTTGATGATTCTGGACGCAGATCTGACCGTGCCCCCGGAGGATCTGCCCAAGTTCTATGCGGTGATCGCCAGCGGCCGGGGCGAATTTATCAACGGTTCGCGCCTGATCTATCCGCGCTCGCGCGAGGCGATGCCCTGGCTCAATACCCTGGCCAACAAATTTTTTGGGGTCGTCTTCAGCTTCCTGCTCGATCAGCCCCTCAAAGACACCCTCTGCGGCACAAAAGTACTGTGGCGCGAGGACTACGAAAAAATCGCCGCCGGGCGCGCCTACTTTGGCGACTTCGATCCTTTTGGCGACTTTGATTTGCTCTTCGGGGCCGCCAAGCTCAACTTGCACATTGTCGAGGTACCCATCCGCTACCAGCCGCGCACCTACGGTCAGTCGAACATCGCTCACTTTCGCGAGGGGTTGGTGCTGCTGCGCATGTGCCTGTTCGCCTCGAAGCGCATCAAATTTAATTAG
- a CDS encoding DUF3153 domain-containing protein, with translation MSARALLTCLLSALLLSGCVSYRLGVTFNWLGGGTVEQILAVDRNLVEAGGEQLDTLVAGLERRTAELGGTSERTAERLRLRIPFEDGAELESKLNRFLGRPLETAARPTALAVPAVLSSTAPLPAVLAKDPPSASTSGPLQLLQRDHWLWSEYDVSADLDLRSPFGTVRVGNWVSGLIQLEFALTTPLPAFRSNSDEQQGQTLLWRIRPGEVNHLEASFIVPNLPLIGLIALGVLALALLAWQQRKLFAER, from the coding sequence ATGTCCGCGCGAGCGCTCCTGACTTGTCTTCTCAGCGCCCTGCTGCTGTCCGGTTGCGTCTCCTACCGCCTGGGGGTCACTTTTAACTGGTTGGGCGGAGGCACCGTCGAGCAGATTCTTGCGGTCGATCGCAATCTAGTTGAGGCGGGTGGCGAACAGCTCGACACCCTGGTCGCGGGCCTGGAGCGCCGCACAGCGGAATTGGGGGGTACCAGCGAGCGCACAGCGGAGCGGCTGCGCCTGCGCATTCCCTTCGAGGACGGTGCCGAGCTCGAGAGCAAACTCAACCGTTTTCTCGGCCGTCCCCTCGAAACTGCCGCCCGTCCCACCGCCCTGGCGGTACCAGCCGTCTTGAGCAGCACCGCGCCCTTGCCTGCGGTGCTTGCTAAAGATCCGCCTTCTGCGTCTACCTCCGGCCCGCTGCAGCTGTTGCAGCGCGATCACTGGTTGTGGAGCGAGTACGATGTGAGCGCCGATCTCGATTTGCGCTCTCCCTTCGGTACGGTGCGCGTGGGCAACTGGGTCTCAGGGCTGATCCAACTAGAATTTGCCCTCACCACGCCGCTGCCGGCCTTTCGCTCCAATAGCGACGAGCAGCAGGGCCAAACACTTCTGTGGCGCATCCGGCCGGGGGAAGTGAACCATCTGGAGGCGAGTTTCATCGTTCCCAACCTGCCGCTTATCGGTCTGATTGCCCTCGGTGTCCTGGCCCTCGCGCTCCTCGCCTGGCAGCAGCGCAAACTTTTCGCCGAGCGCTGA